A genomic region of Parambassis ranga chromosome 7, fParRan2.1, whole genome shotgun sequence contains the following coding sequences:
- the LOC114439145 gene encoding thyrotropin-releasing hormone receptor-like codes for MENNTTIFQDITQVVNVTKIPVNPLEEKVITIFLTTLICGVGIAGNIMVVLVVLRTKHMVTPTNCYLVSLAVADLIVLLAAGLPNISDVVAFWIYGYTGCLCITYLQYLGINVSSCSITAFTIERYIAICHSIKAQFICTVSRAKRIIAGVWICTSLYCTMWFFLVDTDEKVYTNGVVVTCGYRVSRSLYMPIYFLDFTLFYVIPLIVATVLYGLIARILFMSPLPSHLNDRAGGGSVHQGHSNSTSNANKGAVSARKQITKMLVVVVVLFALLWMPYRTLVVVNSFIEPPYHNTWFLLFCRMCIYINSAINPIIYNLMSQKFRVAFKQLCKCNWRHKEAEYNVPMYYSVMKNFSHESNEPVTEQEEVSGHTTNRCNATDDDASTLSLS; via the exons ATGGAGAACAACACCACCATCTTTCAGGACATCACTCAGGttgtaaatgtgacaaaaatCCCTGTGAACCCTCTGGAGGAAAAAGTCATCACCATATTCCTGACCACGCTCATCTGTGGAGTTGGTATTGCTGGGAATATAATGGTAGTTCTGGTAGTGCTGCGCACCAAACACATGGTGACTCCGACTAACTGTTACCTGGTCAGCTTGGCGGTTGCGGACCTGATTGTGCTCCTGGCTGCCGGTCTGCCAAATATCTCTGACGTTGTCGCCTTCTGGATATACGGCTACACAGGATGCTTGTGTATAACTTACCTTCAGTATCTGGGCATCAACGTGTCGTCCTGTTCCATCACAGCGTTCACCATTGAGCGATACATTGCTATTTGTCACTCCATTAAGGCACAGTTCATATGCACGGTTTCCCGAGCAAAGAGGATTATAGCCGGAGTCTGGATCTGCACCTCACTCTACTGCACTATGTGGTTCTTTTTAGTAGACACGGATGAAAAAGTCTACACCAACGGGGTGGTGGTCACCTGTGGCTACAGGGTCTCCAGGAGTCTCTACATGCCCATTTATTTCCTGGACTTCACTCTGTTCTACGTCATCCCTCTGATTGTGGCCACAGTGTTGTACGGGCTCATTGCCAGGATTCTGTTCATGAGCCCGCTGCCATCACATCTGAACGACCGAGCCGGAGGAGGGTCAGTTCACCAGGGTCACTCCAACAGCACCAGCAATGCCAACAAGGGTGCAGTGTCTGCAAGAAAACAG ATAACAAAGATGCTCGTTGTGGTGGTCGTCTTATTCGCCTTGCTCTGGATGCCTTACCGAACGCTGGTGGTGGTGAACTCCTTCATCGAACCGCCGTACCACAACACCTGGTTCCTGCTGTTCTGCCGGATGTGCATCTACATCAACAGTGCCATCAACCCCATCATTTATAACCTCATGTCTCAGAAGTTCCGTGTTGCTTTCAAACAGCTCTGCAAGTGCAACTGGCGACACAAAGAGGCCGAGTACAACGTGCCGATGTATTACAGCGTCATGAAGAATTTCTCCCATGAGAGCAATGAGCCggtcacagagcaggaggaagtcAGCGGACACACCACCAACAGGTGCAATGCGACGGATGATGATGCCAGCACGCTCAGCCTTTCTTAA